A single region of the Sorghum bicolor cultivar BTx623 chromosome 7, Sorghum_bicolor_NCBIv3, whole genome shotgun sequence genome encodes:
- the LOC8085156 gene encoding zinc transporter 4: MDAARARAPLPSSLAWLAVLLLLVVATTTPGRVGAASSAATSASEAAAGCDCGGAAEAEAAIIKEEDARGALRLKLIAVASILASGAAGVLVPLLGRSASALRPDGDVFFAVKAFAAGVILATGMVHILPAAFDALGGGGGFPFAGLVAMCSAMVTMMVDSVAAGYYQRSHFRKALPVDDATDGAARAVPGDEEGAAAAGHAGHVHVHTHATHGHAHGQAHDHGGHGHAGPPSPQDASSVAVSIRHRVISQVLELGILVHSVIIGVSLGASLRPSTIRPLVGALSFHQFFEGIGLGGCIVQAKFKARATVIMATFFSLTAPMGIALGIAITSSYSKHSDTALVVEGVFNAAAAGILIYMSLVDLLAADFSNPRLQTNMKLQLATYIALFLGAGLMSLLAKWA; this comes from the exons ATGGACGCCGCGCGAGCTCGGGCTCCTCTTCCGTCGTCGCTGGCGTGGCTCGCCGTGCTACTGCTCCTCGTCGTGGCGACGACGACGCCCGGCAGGGTCGGCGCGGCATCGTCAGCGGCGACATCCGCGAGCGAGGCGGCCGCGGGGTGCGactgcggcggcgcggcggaggcggaggcggcgatCATCAAGGAGGAGGACGCGCGCGGGGCGCTGCGGCTGAAGCTCATCGCGGTGGCGTCCATCCTGGCGTCGGGAGCGGCGGGGGTGCTGGTCCCGCTCCTGGGCCGCTCCGCCTCCGCGCTGCGCCCCGACGGGGACGTCTTCTTCGCCGTCAAGGCGTTCGCCGCGGGGGTCATCCTCGCCACCGGCATGGTGCACATCCTGCCCGCCGCCTTCGAcgcgctcggcggcggcggcgggttccCCTTCGCCGGCCTCGTCGCCATGTGCTCCGCCATGGTCACCATGATGGTCGACTCCGTCGCCGCGGGCTACTACCAGCGCTCGCACTTCCGCAAGGCGCTCCCCGTCGACGACGCCACCGACGGCGCCGCCCGCGCGGTGCCCGGGGACGAggagggcgccgccgccgccgggcacGCCGGCCACGTGCACGTGCACACGCACGCGACGCATGGTCACGCGCACGGCCAAGCCCACGATCACGGAGGACACGGCCACGCCGGCCCGCCCTCGCCTCAGGATGCCTCCTCCGTCGCCGTGTCCATCAGGCACAGGGTGATCTCTCAG GTTCTGGAGCTGGGAATCCTGGTGCACTCGGTGATCATCGGAGTGTCCCTGGGCGCCTCGTTGAGGCCGTCCACTATCAGGCCCCTGGTTGGAGCTCTTAGCTTCCACCAGTTCTTCGAGGGCATCGGCCTTGGTGGCTGCATTGTTCAG GCAAAGTTCAAGGCGAGGGCGACCGTGATCATGGCGACCTTCTTCTCCCTCACCGCTCCCATGGGCATCGCGCTAGGGATCGCCATCACTTCCAGCTACAGCAAGCACAGCGACACCGCCCTGGTCGTTGAGGGGGTCTTCAACGCAGCTGCAGCAGGGATCTTGATCTATATGTCCCTGGTAGATCTCCTAGCAGCTGATTTCAGCAACCCAAGGCTGCAAACGAACATGAAGCTTCAGCTGGCGACCTACATCGCCCTTTTCCTCGGCGCAGGGCTCATGTCATTGCTCGCCAAATGGGCATAG
- the LOC8071178 gene encoding GTP-binding protein ERG isoform X2: protein MRRFLQAVRPLQTLSLNPSAGTPTPLRLLSSSSAAASSDSDSAPAPVPAADADFDSAEYALPTPGPAPSRKINNPVAATRKLRFDPSLRARADEALFGKGMGAAAVEEEDEDRSRDVALALLDAAMEPPDEDEEDFGEVRQEDQMSLSVGIVGAPNAGKSSLTNTMVGTKVAAVSRKTNTTTHEILGVLTKGNTQICFFDTPGLMLGHHGFPYRDVTVRVESAWSSINLYDLLIVMFDVNRHLTLPDSRVIKLIKRLGMEVNPNQRRILCMNKVDLVKDKKDLLKVAKEFEDLPGYERYFMVSGLKGKGVKDLVQYLMDQAVRRPWDEEPTVMTEEEIPYVIEHRLMGWKELKDGSLRVEQHFIAPKQSQRQILVGKNGSKIGRIGIEANEELRSIFKRDVHLILQVRVAKRRNA, encoded by the exons ATGCGCCGCTTCCTCCAAGCCGTCCGCCCGCTCCAAACCCTATCCCTCAACCCCTCTGCCGGTACCCCCACCCCTCTCCGCCTCCTCTCGTCCTCCTCGGCGGCCGCGTcctcggactccgactccgcccCAGCCCCGGTCCCGGCTGCCGATGCCGACTTCGACAGCGCCGAGTACGCCCTCCCGACCCCGGGCCCCGCCCCCTCCCGAAAAATCAACAACCCGGTCGCCGCGACGAGGAAGCTCCGGTTCGACCCCTCCCTCCGCGCGCGCGCCGACGAGGCGCTCTTTGGTAAGGGGATGGGCGCGGCGGCCgttgaggaggaggacgaggaccgCTCGCGGGACGTGGCGCTCGCGCTGCTCGATGCCGCGATGGAGCCGCCCGACGAGGATGAAGAGGATTTCGGGGAGGTCAGGCAAGAAGACCAGATGTCGCTTTCCGTTGGCATTGTCGGCGCGCCCAACGCCGGCAAGTCCTCGCTCACAAATACCATG GTTGGGACAAAAGTGGCTGCAGTCTCCCGCAAGACAAATACTACGACTCACGAAATTTTGGGGGTGCTAACAAAAGGGAACACACAGATA tgctTTTTTGACACCCCAGGGCTCATGTTAGGGCACCATGGATTTCCTTATAGGGATGTCACAGTTCGTGTGGAGAGTGCCTGGAGCTCAATTAACCTCTATGATTTACTAATAGTCATGTTCGATGTCAATAGGCATCTTACTCT GCCTGATTCACGTGTCATAAAATTAATCAAACGTTTGGGTATGGAGGTGAACCCAAACCAGAGGCGTATATTGTGCATGAATAAGGTTGACCTGGTGAAAGACAAGAAGGACCTCCTTAAAGTTGCAAAAGAATTTGAAGATCTTCCTGGATATGAAAG GTACTTCATGGTATCTGGGCTAAAAGGCAAGGGAGTGAAAGACCTTGTACAGTACTTGATGGACCAG GCAGTAAGAAGACCTTGGGATGAAGAACCAACTGTAATGACTGAAGAG GAAATCCCCTATGTAATTGAGCATCGTCTGATGGGTTGGAAGGAGCTAAAAGATGGTTCTCTTAGGGTGGAACAGCACTTCATTGCACCAAAGCAAAGCCAACGTCAGATTCTTGTTGGTAAAAATGGCTCTAAGATAGG GAGAATCGGTATTGAAGCCAATGAAGAACTGAGGTCCATATTCAAGAGAGATGTCCATCTAATTCTCCAAGTTAGAGTTGCGAAAAGGAGAAATGCTTGA
- the LOC8071178 gene encoding GTP-binding protein ERG isoform X1, translating to MRRFLQAVRPLQTLSLNPSAGTPTPLRLLSSSSAAASSDSDSAPAPVPAADADFDSAEYALPTPGPAPSRKINNPVAATRKLRFDPSLRARADEALFGKGMGAAAVEEEDEDRSRDVALALLDAAMEPPDEDEEDFGEVRQEDQMSLSVGIVGAPNAGKSSLTNTMVGTKVAAVSRKTNTTTHEILGVLTKGNTQICFFDTPGLMLGHHGFPYRDVTVRVESAWSSINLYDLLIVMFDVNRHLTLPDSRVIKLIKRLGMEVNPNQRRILCMNKVDLVKDKKDLLKVAKEFEDLPGYERYFMVSGLKGKGVKDLVQYLMDQAVRRPWDEEPTVMTEEVMKTISLEVVREKMLHHIHQEIPYVIEHRLMGWKELKDGSLRVEQHFIAPKQSQRQILVGKNGSKIGRIGIEANEELRSIFKRDVHLILQVRVAKRRNA from the exons ATGCGCCGCTTCCTCCAAGCCGTCCGCCCGCTCCAAACCCTATCCCTCAACCCCTCTGCCGGTACCCCCACCCCTCTCCGCCTCCTCTCGTCCTCCTCGGCGGCCGCGTcctcggactccgactccgcccCAGCCCCGGTCCCGGCTGCCGATGCCGACTTCGACAGCGCCGAGTACGCCCTCCCGACCCCGGGCCCCGCCCCCTCCCGAAAAATCAACAACCCGGTCGCCGCGACGAGGAAGCTCCGGTTCGACCCCTCCCTCCGCGCGCGCGCCGACGAGGCGCTCTTTGGTAAGGGGATGGGCGCGGCGGCCgttgaggaggaggacgaggaccgCTCGCGGGACGTGGCGCTCGCGCTGCTCGATGCCGCGATGGAGCCGCCCGACGAGGATGAAGAGGATTTCGGGGAGGTCAGGCAAGAAGACCAGATGTCGCTTTCCGTTGGCATTGTCGGCGCGCCCAACGCCGGCAAGTCCTCGCTCACAAATACCATG GTTGGGACAAAAGTGGCTGCAGTCTCCCGCAAGACAAATACTACGACTCACGAAATTTTGGGGGTGCTAACAAAAGGGAACACACAGATA tgctTTTTTGACACCCCAGGGCTCATGTTAGGGCACCATGGATTTCCTTATAGGGATGTCACAGTTCGTGTGGAGAGTGCCTGGAGCTCAATTAACCTCTATGATTTACTAATAGTCATGTTCGATGTCAATAGGCATCTTACTCT GCCTGATTCACGTGTCATAAAATTAATCAAACGTTTGGGTATGGAGGTGAACCCAAACCAGAGGCGTATATTGTGCATGAATAAGGTTGACCTGGTGAAAGACAAGAAGGACCTCCTTAAAGTTGCAAAAGAATTTGAAGATCTTCCTGGATATGAAAG GTACTTCATGGTATCTGGGCTAAAAGGCAAGGGAGTGAAAGACCTTGTACAGTACTTGATGGACCAG GCAGTAAGAAGACCTTGGGATGAAGAACCAACTGTAATGACTGAAGAGGTAATGAAAACAATATCATTGGAGGTTGTGCGGGAGAAGATGCTGCATCACATCCACCAA GAAATCCCCTATGTAATTGAGCATCGTCTGATGGGTTGGAAGGAGCTAAAAGATGGTTCTCTTAGGGTGGAACAGCACTTCATTGCACCAAAGCAAAGCCAACGTCAGATTCTTGTTGGTAAAAATGGCTCTAAGATAGG GAGAATCGGTATTGAAGCCAATGAAGAACTGAGGTCCATATTCAAGAGAGATGTCCATCTAATTCTCCAAGTTAGAGTTGCGAAAAGGAGAAATGCTTGA